The Diabrotica virgifera virgifera chromosome 4, PGI_DIABVI_V3a genome segment TTTTTCTGTACAAaagaactatttttaaatatttattatgacGCTTatattcttacagcgatggctcttattttcatccctatagggatatatttataatattatataatattttattaactgaatatacctatatacagggtgtcccagactaatttagccacgctatatctcttaaacgaatagagattttcgaatgggacaaaaagtgacatattctacttgtaatacactttaatatggcgtacaaaaaatcatcccctaaatattcatccctttgttacaacccctaactttaatttttttaatagcaccctgtatatttttttatggttttggatgtggtcttttatcgtctattcaacacattttttgaaaatataatcggttcgtaaataaccaagaaactatcagtttatttttgttaattgtgtgtcccagactaatttatccaggctatatttcttaaacgaatagagattttcgaatgggacaaaaactgatctattccatttgtaatgcactttcatatggcgtagaaaaaattcatccctaaattacagggtgctatttaaaaaaaaataaagttagaggttgtaactaagggatgaatatttagaggataatttttttttctacgccatattaaagtgtattacaattATGTATGTAATAgatttttgtcccattcgaaaatctctattcgtttaagaaatatagcctggataaattagtctgggacacataattaacaaaactaaactgatattttcttggttatttacgaaccgattttattttcaaaacatgtgttgaatagacgatagaagaccacatccaaaactataaaaaaatatatagggtgctattaaaaaaattaaagttaagggttgtaactaaggaatgaatatttaggggatgattttttctacgtcatattaaagtgtattacaagtagaagaGACCCCTTTttatcccattcgaaaatctctattcgtttaagagatatagcgtggctaaattagtctgggacaacCTGTATAGGTCCGATAATTTCActatcttaatttagtcccccattttcaaccctatttacagttgcgtcattcttcatctgaaacaaggtatAAAATGGTGTGTATTTCAATAACGACCAAACCACCCTGtggtggctcagcacatagttacaatTATGTCGCTTGTGTATCATCTGTAtatagtattttagaagttaattaagCAAAAAACAGGAATTGACacaatttgcagttacgtcattcttatccTGGACCGGCGATATGAGTATGTAGTTACAATTTGATACCTCACCGTGGACCGTGACCCACCCTGtacatactttattaaaaaataatcaaaaattttatctctgaataataaacatgtttagaattgtttataactattatCTTTCTAGATTAGATTGTAACAAGAACAAGAGTAACACTTGTTTTATCATTATCCCAGAACTATTTATTTCATCTTCTTGACAACTTTGTAATTTTGTACTTTCCCGCCAAACATAAATCTCTTCCAGCCAATACCAGGCAGCCATATGGACATGAGTTTGTCTGTAGACTTTTTATTGGTTCACGTCCTGTGACACTTATCGTGGTAGGTTTTGATTGGATTAAtccttccacaattaaaactatttgacatttatatttttattccAGTAGTTTTTCTGGTGAATTCAATTTCTCCCATCATCTACCAAAAACACCGAGCCggtatttgtaatattttttgcttgatgaactaaaatttaaaaacaggGCTGCAAAATGAAGcagtttttattattaactattgGTTTATTTGTCTTAATTGGTAAGTTTTTCCCATAATATTTTATCAactgaatatttataaaaaaattataggtaCTGTAAGGGGCGATGAAATCGGAGAACCATCTGTAGAAACCATAGATTTAGATATTGGAGCTAGCAGAGAAGGATCTCGAACAGGTAATAATATTCTTATTCCCGGATTTTTGCATAGTTCATTAGATGTTCTGTTATCAatatatttgtatttttgtgGAAATTCAGTCTCTTATTTTGTTTACAATGTTCAGTGAATTTTACATTATGGTACCATCCATATCTATAAATAAAATTCGTTAATGCTGTGataatttagaatatttttacttATACTTTTGATTTTCTGTGCAAGGCCTGGCATACTTTTCTTTTGGACTCTTTACATTAAGTTTTTCCATGTATTTCTTGATACTTTCATGACTTTCCTCATCTTGTTTGGATGTATTTGTATAA includes the following:
- the LOC114331370 gene encoding uncharacterized protein LOC114331370, which produces MLEEVQSEVEKIIPFNVCFVEKYLLGRSNIKIEKPLGLAPIITGKFYTNTSKQDEESHESIKKYMEKLNVKSPKEKYARPCTENQKYGWYHNVKFTEHCKQNKRLNFHKNTNILITEHLMNYAKIRE